DNA sequence from the Pseudomonas fluorescens Q2-87 genome:
TTTTCTGTGGGAGACCTCATCGACCGAGGCCCCGACTCCATAGACGCATTGAACTGGCTTGAAAAACCGTGGTTCCATGCCGTGCGCGGCAACCATGAACATATGCTTATCGAGTGCATCTCCGGCCACGGCGACATACCCAGGCATATCCGAAATGGAGGGGCTTGGCTCTACGAATTACAGCCAGACATCCAGCGTGAACTCTTAAAAGCTTTACAAGCACTCCCATTGATCATTGAAATCAATTTATCAAGCGATCAAACAATTGGAATAGTCCATGCCGAAGCCCCTGTCATGAGGAGTAACGATGGCTGGCAAGAAGCTAAAGACGCTATTACTGGAAAATCGGGGAAGCAGCATCAGCGGCAAGCCTTGAAAACAGCGTTGTATACAAGAGAGAAAATCGAGCAGCAAGACCACACGCCTATTAAAGGCATCGACCGGCTCTATGTCGGGCATTCAACAGTGCCTGGCGTCAGGCGCTTGGGCAATGTTATATATATTGATACTGGCTGCGCATTTTCCGACGGCGCGTTAAGCTTGGTGAACATCCAGACTGAAATGATCGCCAGTATAAGCATGAGCGAAGCGCGCCCTTAATAAACACAGGGCAGATGTTCCGAATCCGGAACGACCAAAACGATGCAGCACGGCCATTCGGACCCGGCTCTCCAAAGGAACTCAACAATACGTCGAGAGGAGCAGTCCACGGTTTTTCAGTAGCGTTTGTAGCCTGCCCCTTTTTCGCATAACTTTCGAGAAGCGCCGCTCAAAGTTTCTCGAAACTTATTCTTCTATGACTTAATAACTAGCATGATCATCGGGATTTGACTGAGCATCAAGAAGCCTCTTCACCTCATCGGCGGAATTTTGAGGCAACGTGAGGGTCCCACCCGTTTGACTGCCCCCTGGAATGGCCGCCCCGGATAGTCCGGATCGTCAGGAGAATATTCGCGGATAAAATATTGCTTATATAGAGTATCTTGACTCATGACAACCTCCTCAAATTAACCTAATAGATTTTTCCCTACCGCCCTCATGACGGCACAGTAAAGATTGAAGATTGAAGGTTGAAGATTGAAGGTTGAAGGTTGAAGGTTGAAGGTTGAAGGTTGAAGGTTGAAAAAATATTGTCACAGAAGATTACGACGCGGAAGCGTGTACTTGCGCGAAGTATCGCAAGACGCATAGTTAGAGCATTGATCCCTATGGCTACGAATCCTGCCCTTTCACGAGATGACATATTGTCCAAGCTTCTCGCAAAAGGTGTCGGACACACAAGTTAAAAACCAGACAACAGACTAATCAACTTGTGAAGCTTAAGAAATTGGTGGCTGGCGGAGGACTCGAACCTCCATCTACCCCTCGAATACCACCTAAAATCCAGGTGTCATTCGAGGGAAGGCTGCGCCGTAGCGCAGCCGTAGGGCGCATTACCGATTATGCTAACCAGCCTACATTTTCGAAAATAGCTCATTCGCAGAATAACTGTCAAGGAGATATTCTTGTTGAAGATGCTGAATAATTCCTTTAGCTCGCCTATCCCCGGTTATTCCCTTATACCTTTTTGCCACCAAAGGAAGCACATCTTTTTCTGGATCTAATGACTTGACACACAAATCTAGAATCACCTGCTGCCAGACTTTCGACAACAAAATCATATCCTGACTATTCAAACTTCCCGGCTGACTTGGAGTGCATCCATACTTAGCGGCTATATTAGTAACTTGGGGTTGACCGAAAGAATACGCCGCACTAGCTTTGCCTCCATGAAAATTTTCGTTTCTTAGCTTCCTATAATAATCAATTATCGCAACATCCCCAACATCCACCAGCTCGCCCATCGCCACATCATCATTCACTATCGTAGAGGAGTCATTCCTTGAAGCATATAAAACGCGGACAGTCTGTCGTAAATAATCTCCCTCCACGGCAGCTGTAGGTTTGCGCACCAAGGGCTGCTTTCTTATTTTTTCACACGCAACTTCAGCCTTACCATTTATAAAAGCTATATGAGAAACATAAACAAACTGTTTCGTACGATCCAACTCTAGCTGATCTAAATACAACCTCCCATACCCTAATAGCTTTGCCTTTGCCGCTATAAACTTGGAAGGACTTACACTAACTTTAGCATCATCCAAGAAAATCCTAACCGATGAGTCCACAATAGCCATGTATGGATTGATGCTACCCAACTCTTTCTTCAACTCAGTAAAAATTGCACCTGGCGTCATCACACCCTCCACCCAAAACTTTAAAGCCCAAAAGAAGTTCTCAACTAGTCAAAGCAGGCATTCCGCTCATGGCGTTTATTTTATTGATAGCATTCACAAACGAAATTAAAAAACCATCTCGACCTTCCGCCACACCACAATAATAAGTTATATACTCTTTGAATTTGAGCTTATCTTTGTCCGCCCACGACTTACAATTCGCAACTGGTGTTTTAGCCTCATCCATAACATCCTTAACTGCTAACGACTTAATACCCGCATCCTTAAACTCACCCAAAAGACGCTCGCGTTCTTTTTTAAACTTTACGAAAAAATTATCATCATTTTCCAACTCCAAGATAAACACTATAATTCGCCGCTCAATTGCCAATCCCTGATCATCAGGCAACGTCAAATAGAGGCTTTTATTTTTATATTGTCAGTCACTGTAGCGGGTACATCCCCATCAAATAAAACCAGGCTCCGTTCAAGTAGCAACGGGTAGTTCACACACAAGGCACGTAATGCGGAATAAGATGTACCCGGACCATTTTCCTGTTTATTCAATGACGAATGAAACTCAACACAGCTTAATATTTTTCTCGACTTTATTAGTTTTTTTGCAAAATGGACAGCATGATCATCCTCGCAAAAAACTCTTATTTTTCTAGCTTTAACAGCCTCTTCTGGATCCTGAAGTGTCAGCTCTTTGTATGCCAGTTCATAAGGAGGATTACGAAGAATCGGATAGTTTCCGTCCACCGCGGTAGATTTGCTAACAAAATTAACTACTATTCTATCTTTCTTTAAGTTCTCACCATGCTCCAAATAAATATGAGAAATCAGATGGAGCGAATGCGTTGATACGATCACCTGAACGTTGTACTTACTCGACCAGCGCTGGAGATAATCAAAAAGTCTTAATTGAGCAACAGGATGTAAACTACTTTCGAATTCATCTATACAAAAATCCCATTACCCCCACCATTTCTCCCTTTAAAAGAGCGCCTAAAACCTAGAAGCCTATTGAATATAGCCCCCAAATTATCCTCCCCCGAAGATATCGAAAGCCAATCATACCTCGCGCCTTCTCCTACAGGGGCAAAAGTTGTCTTGACATTTTTTTCGTGCACGGGAGTAAACTGATTATAATCAGTACTTGGCAATACCGTTTCATAGTAGTCCTTCAGATCAGCAGCTTCTTCGGGACTCAAATCAAGTGACGCCGCCTTATCCGGGACGGCCTTAGTATCAACCAAAGGATACAGTCTTTTCAAATTTAGAAAGGACGTATTATATGCAAAGTTACCATCTCCCTTTTCAGCGCCAGACACTACAACTCGATGGCGATTAGTTTTATCGCCAACATAGTACATCGCCACAGTTTCTTTCAGCATTATCCCTTTGTCCGTACAAAGGATCAAGTCATATTCATACCTATCCCTGTCGAAAACAGGAGACAACTTAAATACTTCTTTTAATGGCGTTTTCAGAACCTTGCCAAAGACATCTTGAGCCTCACTATTAAAGGGGTGCGCTATCAACCCCATCAAGGATGTTTTCATCGTCCCATTACGGCCAGAAAATATCGTAATGTTTTTCCCTAAAAAAACATCTTGATCCTGCATAGTTCTAAATCGCTTAATCGCAATACCTGCGATTGAGGCAATAACAACTTCCTTGTTTTCTGAATAACCCAGCTCAATCTTAGTTGAAGCCGAAGGAAATTTTTTCATCCCGGAGAGTCTCATTATGACAAAATGCCACCACATTACACCTTTTGCACATAATTGGTCAAAATTGAAATAACAAAAGCCCAGCGTTTTTTAGAACTCAGAACAGCCTATCAAGCAAACTGGGCTCCCAATTCATAATCACCAACTCCCGACTCACTTCTGCGTTTCCTTGCCGTTGATTAGTGGAACTGTAGCGAATATCCAGCGTCTCTAAGTAAAAGCCCTCAAACACCCGCCGAATGTCTGGGTGATCGTTAATGCTCACCATCACCTTGCCCTTGCACCGACGCATGAAATAGGCCATTCGCTCGTAGTTTTCGAACGGAAAGTCCACCCCATATCCGGCTGTCTGCCAGTAAGGCGGATCCATGTAGTGGAAGGTATGGGGGACGGTCGTAGCGCTCTGCACATTCTAGCCAGGGCAGGTTTTCGACGTAGGTGCCAGACAGACGCTGCCAGGCGGCCGAGAGATTTTCCTCGATCCGCAACAGGTTGATGGCTGGGCCGGTAGTGGCAGTGCCGAACGTCTGCCCGGTGACCTTGGCGGCGAAGGCATGGTGCTGCAGGTAGAAAAATCGTGCGGCGCGCTGGATGTAGGTGAGGGTTTCGGGGCGGCTCATCTTCTGCCACTCGAACACCTGCCGAGAACTGTGCGCCCATTTGAATTGGCGCACGAACTCTTCGAGGTGGTTCTGCGCCACGCGGTACAGCGTCACCAGGTCGCCGTTGATGTCGTTGAGGACTGCGACCGGTGCTGCCTGAGGCCGCATGAAGTAGAGCGCGGCACCGCCGGCAAAGACTTCAACGTAGCATTCGTGAGGTGGGAACAAAGGAATGAGGCGGTCGGCCAGGCGGTGTTTGCCGCCCATCCAAGGGACGATGGGTGTAGACATAGATAGCAAGACCTTTACTGTATGGATAAACAGGTGCCAGCTTCGCCGCGCTTCGTGCACGGAGTAAGAGCCTTGGCTGGACTTGCAGGGACAATCTGCAGGGACGGCGGTAGGGTTGGATGTTGACGCATCCAACCCGGCCGCTCTTTTTCACTTCGGTGTTGAGACTTCTTTTACATAGGCCTGACAGGCAGCCAGGGCGATCAGTCCTTGGTCGCCGGCATCGGTGATGCTGATAATTCGTTGAGCATGCGCCGGGTCAAGTTGGGCTCTTGTGGCTCCATGAACCACGCTGCCGGTTGTGGTGACGGCTGACACTGTGCGGCCACTGGCTGCATCGGTGGCGTCGAGTAGGACTGACAGGCGCAGATCAGCAGTGGCAAGACGGTCGCGCAGGGGACTTTGATCACGTCGGGCATCGTTTAGGGCTCGGTAATGTGTTTGTTCACTGGCTGAAAGCCGCTGCTCCAGGGCGAGACGTTTGGCCTGCTCAGCTTGTTGCTGCGCTGCAGCCGCCAGAGTCTGTTGGTTAAGGCTTTCCGCCTGAAGGCTGGGTTGTTGCTCCAGCTGCCGACCGTAGCGCCAGTCCTGAACTTGCCAGGTCCGCGCGGCAGATCCGCCGGCCAATGCGGCCAGCAGCACACCGATGGCCAGCAGCCGATACGGCACCGGGATCAGGTCGACGAGACGCATAGCACCGCCCTCGCCCGCGCCCACAATTCCAGCCGATCCGCCAAGCCATTGAGGCCGCCATTGATCTTGCGGGTGATCGCCTCAAACTCATCGCGATCTGCCAGCGCGTTCAGCTCGCGGACCCACCAGAACCATGCAGCCGACTCGGCGGCCCATTGCGGCAGCTCGAGCAGCTCGGGGGTGCGCAACAATCGCTCATCACCAAACAGAGCCAGGCTGCAGCGCAGGTAATTGTTGCGGCCGGTCACCTGAATCAAGCCGCGACCGCGATAGCGCTGGCCACCTCAACCGTGTCCACCGCGTAACGCCCCTGGCGCGCCAAGGACGTTTCGGCATAGCCCTGGTAGATCTCGATAGAGCTGCCACGCCGAGGCAGCTGCACCTCGCCGTCACGGTCATCAATGCGCAACTCAAACTCGTCGGAGTCCATACCTGGCTTGTCAGAGGTGCGCAGCAAAAACGACCTATCATTGATCAGGGTCGTGATATCGGCGCCATCGGCAACGATTCGAAAAGTGGGGGTCATGAATTTTGTCCAAAAAAAACCCGCGCAAGGCGGGTCAAAAAACAAAGTGTCGCTACGCGTAACGCAACGGTCTGTCGGCGGCGGAATCGCCCAAGGTCAATCCCACAAGCTAATCCCTTCCTCGGTCGGGCTGGGCAGGTCCGGCAGCACGATCAGCACCCCAGCGCGGTAGGGCTGGGGTTCATCCGCCAGCCCCTGATTCGCATCCAGCACCGCCTCGGTGCTGCCGTTCAGGTGGCCATAAACGTTATGACAAATGACATTGAGCATGTCCCCATCAGACGTTCTGCATGTCGTCGCCATAGCGCGCAAACTCCAGAGTGAACCCTTGTTTACGGGGAATCCCGCCGTGCATCAGCGCGCCCTGCTCCTCGTTGATATTCTTCAGGCACCAGGTCCCAATCACTTCGCCATAGCCCGTGGTCAGGGTCAGCGGCTGAAGCCTGGCTCCAATGCTGCGCAACGTGTCGAGCTGCTTGAGGCCACCCTTGAAGCCCGGGTAAATCGTCCCTTTGAGCGTTAGCTTTTCCTCCCCCATTCCTACGGCCTGCTGCGCCGGACGGCGCGACAGTCGCTCCTGTGAAGCCCAGCGAAATTCGGTCGAACGGCTCAGCTCGTCGAAGGCCGCCGTGTCCAGGTTGAAGTAGTAGGGCTGAACTTTGGGGTCACGGGGCTGGATGATCAGCAAGTGGGGAAACAGCTTCACCGCCTCCGGCGCCGGCGTGGCATCCACGGCAAAGGAACTGGTGGGCACGATGTTCGCCAACGACGGGCTGACTTTGCCGGCGATGTTATTGATCGCCGTCGCCGCCTTGCCCGCCTGTTCCTTCAGCGTACCCATGCGCATGCTCACCCCTCGCGAGCTGTACCGCGCTCAGAGCTTTCCCGACAACTACGTCATCGACAGAGGACACGACGGTCGGAAGTTCAGCAATAAGACGCAGGTAATGATGGTGGGTAATTCGGTTTCGCCGTGGCCAATGATGACGTTAGTTGGCGCAAACAAAGTTGAAGTAGATGGCGATTTGATAGGAGCGGCAGCATGAATACACTTTGTTTACTCATGGCCCAATACCATAGACAGGCTGTCATCCCGCTCAGTCGCGTTTGTGCTGATTACATGCACCTGACTGTTGAGAGATTCAAACTGAAATGTATGTCAGGAGAAATAGACATTCCAATTGTCAGGCTTGGCGCCAACAGCCAAAAGGCAGCCCTTGGCATTCACCTAAGAGATTTAGCCGATTACATCGACAAACAAAGAGGCAAGGCGACTAAAGAACAAAAACAACTTATGCGCTAACTCAAATACGAGCTATATTTTTTTGCAGCCTCAGAGGGATTACCAATTCGCATTTGTAATCCCTCAAAAAATCCAATATGATAAGCGATTTTCTAGAGAATAGTCAGATGCTTACACCGTTACGCTATCCCGGTGGCAAGGCCAAGCTTGGGGCCTGGCTTGCGCACCTGCTAAGGAATAACAATATTCAAGATGGCTCGTACATCGAGGCATACGCCGGCGGCGCGGGTGCAGCAATTTATTTGCTGAGCAACAAGTATGTAAAAAACATATTTATCAATGATATTGACCCTGCAATTTATAGCTTCTGGAACTCCATTACCAATGATAGCCGCAGCTTCATCAAGCTTCTGTTTGAAACCGAAGTCACTATCGACGAAAGGGAGAAGCAGCGAGAGATATATTTCAACCCCCTAAAACACACTGAACTGGAATTAGGCTTCGCCACCTTCTTCCTTAACAGAACCAATCGCTCAGGCATTATAAAAGGGGGAGTTATTGGGGGGAAAAACCAGGACGGAAATTACAAAATTGACGCCCGGTATGCAAAAGAAAATCTAGCTAAACGCATCCTAGATATAAGCGAAATGAGATCCAAAATAACAATTTCGTCGGATGACGCCATAAAATTCATGAACAAAGTTCCGCACAATGCGAACTCATTGATAAACCTTGACCCACCGTACTACAAGAAGGCCGACCAACTTTACTCAAGTTTTTATACGCACGACGACCACGTACGCATTGCGCAACTGGTACACTCAATAAAGACACCAATCATTGTGACGTATGACAACTGCGAAGAAATTCAAGAAATTTACGAAGACCACAACACATTAACATTCAACATCATTTACTCAAGCCACTTGGAACGCCCCGCCGCAAAAGAGCTTCTAATCTACAAGAATATAAACATCGACCCCTTACCGTTCACATCAAAACAGATAAGCCCAATTAAGGAGCCGAGCACAAAGCAATTAAGCCTTAGCAGCTAGCAACTGCCATAGCAATTTCAAGAAATGATAGAACTCATCCCAAGTTTTTATAACATCCGCATCCTTGGGATTAAACATTTCAGAATGAATAAACTTTTGCATAGTTGGCACTGTCACGATCGAATTTTGCGCCATCAACTCGACCTTCTGAAACAGATCCGACCCTGTCCCCTCTACTAAAATATTATCATCAATCAACTTTTTTCGAATAAATCTAAGCATATCCTTTATTGAGGCACCATCAATACGCCCCTCCTCCATCAATTCGTTTCTCCTCACGAATGCCCTGAAGGTACTTTCAACAAAGGCCCGCACAAGCATCATTCCCGCTATCGGACACTTTTCGACAGTCTGAAGCTCTTTATAGATATCTCTAATTTTTTGTTCGCTCGTGGGCATTTCCAGAGGATGCAAAGCCCTAGTCACATACTTTTTCCGCAGAGAGCTGTGAGTTGCGGGTGTCGTACCGTTCTTCCCACCCTTTACATCCGCTCCCCCAGCCCCAGGAGCACCTGCTTGCGCAGGACCTACTTGAGGCTTGCCACCTTCCGTAACACTGATACCATTTCCGCCAGGCTGGCCGCCGGCCTGCGGAGATGCGGGTCTTGCACCAGGTCCATTGCCGCCCGGCACAGGGTCCACCACATCAACAGAATCCAACTTCATTTCGTGCCGAATCGCATCGATATACAGGTCACGATTTGCCGCACCCATCAGAGACATTGTCCCAGGAGTATCTCCACGTTTAACATGAATATAGCCAGACTCAATATCACCAATAATTTTCTTAACGATCACAACCGCCGTGAACAACGGCACCACTGGATAAATATTATCCTCACCATCAAATTCGAAGCCAAGTAACTTAATATTTTTTGCCGCACTAAAAAACCGGCCCAAAGTAGTAATACTAAAATTATCGGGAACCTCTAAATCATTTTCATCAGCCCAAAGCATGAGTTTTGCGGCCTTCCAATATGGCCCTTTCTCACCAATCGAAATCTGATAGAACTCTTGCTGTAGAGACTCCCAGTTCTTCCGACCTAGCCCGCCATTTTCACCGGTATGGGCTCGCCAAATATACGCGTTAATTGCCTCTTCACTTGAACCGACCATGCAATCAACCTTGCCGATTAGATTGCCGTTATCCTCAGCCGTCTTCGCAAGCTTAGTAAATCGATCCCTGGAAGCTTTATCAGGACAGAGGTGCGGCCGATTCAACAGCTTTAGAGCTGAAATCCGACGATTTCCATCTCTAACTTTATATTTATTTCCGTCTTTGTGAACCACGATATGTTCGATGGACAACCCAGCTTCAGCGATATCCTTGGCAAGCGCAAAAAAAGGCTGCCCGTACGAAATCATTCGAGCTAAAACAGCATCTTGATCTTTGGCGAAACCGAGACGGGGGTTTTTCTCATCCAATGTCAACAGATCAATAGAAACCGCTTTCTTTTCCTTGAACTCAGCTCTCATTTTTAATCTCAGCTATAGGCAAAATTTGGGTAAAAAGACAGGCCACATGTCTTTTTAACATCACGAAACAGAGAACATACTAATTTTGCCCACTGCAAGCAACGACCCACCTGACCAAAAAGAATGTGAAATATTTCGTCACCTCTTGAGAAGGCTAGCTTTCCATTGC
Encoded proteins:
- a CDS encoding metallophosphoesterase translates to MYRTTSFPPNKEGRDFAVGDIHGHFKLLTQALDKLDFNSEVDRIFSVGDLIDRGPDSIDALNWLEKPWFHAVRGNHEHMLIECISGHGDIPRHIRNGGAWLYELQPDIQRELLKALQALPLIIEINLSSDQTIGIVHAEAPVMRSNDGWQEAKDAITGKSGKQHQRQALKTALYTREKIEQQDHTPIKGIDRLYVGHSTVPGVRRLGNVIYIDTGCAFSDGALSLVNIQTEMIASISMSEARP
- a CDS encoding AAA family ATPase, with translation MKKFPSASTKIELGYSENKEVVIASIAGIAIKRFRTMQDQDVFLGKNITIFSGRNGTMKTSLMGLIAHPFNSEAQDVFGKVLKTPLKEVFKLSPVFDRDRYEYDLILCTDKGIMLKETVAMYYVGDKTNRHRVVVSGAEKGDGNFAYNTSFLNLKRLYPLVDTKAVPDKAASLDLSPEEAADLKDYYETVLPSTDYNQFTPVHEKNVKTTFAPVGEGARYDWLSISSGEDNLGAIFNRLLGFRRSFKGRNGGGNGIFV
- a CDS encoding pyocin activator PrtN family protein, producing MNTLCLLMAQYHRQAVIPLSRVCADYMHLTVERFKLKCMSGEIDIPIVRLGANSQKAALGIHLRDLADYIDKQRGKATKEQKQLMR
- a CDS encoding DNA adenine methylase, which codes for MLTPLRYPGGKAKLGAWLAHLLRNNNIQDGSYIEAYAGGAGAAIYLLSNKYVKNIFINDIDPAIYSFWNSITNDSRSFIKLLFETEVTIDEREKQREIYFNPLKHTELELGFATFFLNRTNRSGIIKGGVIGGKNQDGNYKIDARYAKENLAKRILDISEMRSKITISSDDAIKFMNKVPHNANSLINLDPPYYKKADQLYSSFYTHDDHVRIAQLVHSIKTPIIVTYDNCEEIQEIYEDHNTLTFNIIYSSHLERPAAKELLIYKNINIDPLPFTSKQISPIKEPSTKQLSLSS
- a CDS encoding tail protein X, which encodes MATTCRTSDGDMLNVICHNVYGHLNGSTEAVLDANQGLADEPQPYRAGVLIVLPDLPSPTEEGISLWD
- a CDS encoding lysis system i-spanin subunit Rz, with the translated sequence MRLVDLIPVPYRLLAIGVLLAALAGGSAARTWQVQDWRYGRQLEQQPSLQAESLNQQTLAAAAQQQAEQAKRLALEQRLSASEQTHYRALNDARRDQSPLRDRLATADLRLSVLLDATDAASGRTVSAVTTTGSVVHGATRAQLDPAHAQRIISITDAGDQGLIALAACQAYVKEVSTPK